Proteins found in one Candidatus Roizmanbacteria bacterium CG_4_9_14_0_2_um_filter_38_17 genomic segment:
- a CDS encoding 30S ribosomal protein S8 — protein sequence MSHTDPIADMLIRIKNAYMANHAKLTVGYSRIKEDIAVVLKQEGYLRDAKVEGEGVKKQLVLSLMYVDGQRAFTDVRRLSKPGLRKYSSKSALPTVLSGVGQALVSTSKGVMSVRAAKKENLGGELICEIW from the coding sequence ATGTCACATACAGATCCAATCGCAGACATGTTAATTCGCATTAAAAATGCGTACATGGCTAATCATGCTAAATTAACAGTTGGTTATTCTCGTATAAAGGAGGATATTGCAGTTGTATTAAAACAAGAAGGGTATCTACGGGATGCTAAAGTTGAGGGTGAGGGAGTAAAAAAGCAGCTAGTTCTTTCGCTTATGTATGTTGATGGCCAACGGGCATTTACAGATGTACGTCGGTTGAGTAAGCCGGGTTTACGGAAATATTCGAGCAAGTCAGCTTTGCCTACTGTATTATCGGGTGTTGGTCAGGCATTAGTGTCAACGTCTAAAGGCGTGATGAGCGTAAGAGCCGCCAAGAAAGAAAACTTAGGTGGAGAATTAATTTGTGAAATTTGGTAA
- a CDS encoding 30S ribosomal protein S5, which produces MRENSEFEEKVIQIKRTSKKTTGGSAISFSAFCVVGDKKGKVGVALGKASDVASAIRKGMKRAKKNMITVSMKGSTIPHVVEIKKGAALVLLKPAPDGTGVRAGGAVRAVVEAAGIQNIVSKILGTRNKISNATAVIEGLKKLK; this is translated from the coding sequence ATGAGAGAAAATAGTGAATTTGAAGAAAAGGTAATACAGATAAAACGTACCTCTAAAAAAACTACTGGCGGAAGCGCGATTTCTTTTTCGGCTTTTTGTGTAGTTGGAGATAAAAAAGGCAAGGTTGGAGTGGCATTAGGCAAGGCGTCGGATGTTGCATCGGCAATTCGTAAAGGAATGAAAAGAGCAAAGAAAAATATGATAACTGTTTCGATGAAAGGTTCAACGATTCCGCATGTAGTTGAGATAAAAAAAGGTGCAGCATTGGTGCTATTAAAACCTGCTCCAGATGGAACAGGGGTTCGAGCAGGAGGAGCAGTGCGTGCGGTAGTTGAGGCAGCTGGAATTCAGAATATCGTTTCTAAAATACTCGGAACAAGGAATAAAATAAGCAATGCAACTGCAGTTATTGAAGGATTGAAGAAACTTAAATAA
- the map gene encoding type I methionyl aminopeptidase, with protein MGNPGKLSIMREGGAKLGEIRERLLRDVKPGISAIELDQIAEALITRAGGKPSFMTVDGYKWSTCICINDCIVHGIPDKYSLQIGDLVTVDVGMLYEGYHTDTAATAIVGKPKGDHFLDIGKLALKEAIAQAVIGNHIGHISLAMQQVIEDAGYNVARNLVGHGIGRELHMDPQVPCYLDEEIEKTPKLEDGLTIAIEAIYMKGKSSLIVDNDGWTMRTRDRSRAGMFEHTVAITTSGPKILTHA; from the coding sequence ATGGGTAACCCAGGAAAACTATCTATCATGAGGGAGGGGGGAGCAAAGCTTGGAGAGATTCGAGAGAGATTGTTGCGGGATGTTAAACCCGGAATTTCAGCAATTGAGCTGGATCAGATTGCAGAAGCGCTTATAACTAGAGCAGGAGGAAAACCTTCCTTTATGACTGTCGATGGATATAAATGGAGTACATGTATCTGTATTAATGATTGCATCGTTCATGGTATACCAGATAAATATTCATTGCAGATAGGGGACCTTGTCACGGTAGATGTAGGAATGCTTTATGAAGGCTATCATACCGATACAGCAGCAACAGCTATAGTTGGCAAACCAAAAGGTGACCATTTTTTGGATATAGGAAAATTGGCCCTTAAAGAAGCAATTGCTCAAGCAGTAATAGGTAATCATATAGGTCATATTTCATTAGCTATGCAGCAGGTTATTGAGGATGCTGGCTATAATGTAGCGCGGAATCTGGTTGGTCACGGAATAGGTAGAGAATTACACATGGATCCACAGGTTCCATGTTATCTTGATGAGGAAATTGAAAAAACGCCAAAGCTTGAAGATGGGTTGACGATTGCCATAGAAGCAATATATATGAAGGGTAAATCATCTCTTATTGTAGATAACGATGGATGGACTATGCGCACAAGAGACAGAAGCAGAGCTGGTATGTTTGAACATACAGTTGCTATCACAACTTCTGGTCCAAAGATACTTACTCATGCGTAA
- a CDS encoding dephospho-CoA kinase translates to MSRRVIAIVGMPGAGKTETAAYFRAKGYPVLHFGDQTDIGLKELGKELNQDNERWYREKLRSELGMAAYAIKIKPRIEAIENKKKAVVLDGLYSWEEYQYLEKEYSNLLILCIYANPDTRYKRLLDRNHRGLDVVEARKRDVAELENLNKGGPIAMADYLIVNVAGIEELHERLGKFIFIVNNQIFYG, encoded by the coding sequence ATGAGTAGAAGAGTTATTGCTATCGTTGGAATGCCAGGTGCAGGAAAAACTGAAACTGCAGCATACTTTCGAGCTAAAGGATATCCAGTATTGCATTTTGGTGATCAGACAGATATTGGTTTAAAAGAGCTGGGGAAAGAACTAAATCAAGATAACGAGCGTTGGTACCGTGAAAAACTTCGCAGTGAGCTGGGTATGGCTGCATACGCAATCAAGATAAAACCTCGTATTGAAGCAATAGAAAATAAAAAGAAGGCAGTTGTACTTGATGGCCTCTATTCGTGGGAAGAGTATCAATATCTCGAAAAAGAATATTCAAATTTATTGATATTATGTATTTATGCTAATCCGGATACTCGATATAAAAGACTACTTGATCGAAATCATCGAGGTCTAGATGTTGTTGAAGCTAGGAAACGGGATGTAGCTGAATTGGAGAATCTTAATAAGGGTGGACCGATTGCGATGGCAGATTATTTAATCGTTAACGTTGCGGGGATTGAAGAGTTACACGAGAGACTAGGTAAATTTATTTTTATAGTCAATAATCAAATTTTTTATGGGTAA
- a CDS encoding adenylate kinase: protein MKLILMGIQGSGKSTQGVRLAKKFGLQYLSTGHIFRDMAQSKSRLGRYLKETMAAGLLIPDKKTIEIVEEYLARPEYKKGYIMDGFPRTIFQAEQFKHKLDLVIYLNVTDKEALWRISYRNDVLRDDETVIAVRKRIELFHKVTKPVLLFYRRRKILVEVDGEQPKTKVAEEIMKQVAKIKVSKKNT, encoded by the coding sequence ATGAAATTAATATTAATGGGAATTCAGGGTTCTGGCAAATCTACTCAAGGAGTAAGACTAGCAAAGAAATTTGGGTTGCAGTATTTGTCTACAGGGCATATTTTTCGTGATATGGCACAATCAAAATCCAGGCTTGGAAGATATCTTAAAGAAACTATGGCAGCTGGTTTATTGATACCTGACAAAAAAACTATAGAGATTGTTGAAGAATATTTAGCTCGACCTGAATATAAAAAAGGCTACATCATGGATGGGTTTCCTCGCACAATATTTCAAGCAGAACAGTTTAAACACAAGCTGGATTTAGTGATCTATTTAAATGTTACAGATAAAGAAGCCTTATGGCGAATATCGTATCGTAATGATGTGCTGCGTGATGACGAGACAGTTATAGCAGTTAGAAAGCGCATCGAGCTGTTTCATAAAGTAACAAAACCTGTCCTTTTATTCTACCGACGTCGCAAAATTTTAGTTGAAGTAGATGGAGAGCAACCTAAAACTAAAGTAGCTGAAGAAATAATGAAGCAAGTTGCTAAAATTAAAGTAAGTAAGAAGAACACATAG
- the rplO gene encoding 50S ribosomal protein L15, translated as MFNLAQLQKIVDAGSKRVGRGKRGARGAKSGRGTKGSLKRGKMPLNFEGGTLPMTKRLPMFRGKSKNKPVSPRPVIIDFDVLNQFKANAVITPESLVKAGALNAVEVRTRGVKILARGELKKKVKVENIAMSSSAKKIIEGSKIKA; from the coding sequence ATGTTTAATCTAGCACAATTGCAAAAAATAGTAGACGCTGGCAGCAAGCGTGTTGGTCGTGGTAAGCGTGGCGCTAGAGGAGCAAAGAGCGGACGTGGCACAAAAGGCTCACTCAAGCGAGGTAAAATGCCTTTGAATTTTGAAGGTGGAACTCTCCCAATGACTAAACGTTTGCCAATGTTTCGTGGTAAGAGTAAAAATAAACCAGTAAGTCCGAGGCCAGTAATTATAGATTTTGATGTTCTAAATCAGTTTAAGGCTAATGCAGTTATCACACCAGAAAGTTTGGTGAAAGCAGGTGCACTTAACGCAGTTGAAGTAAGGACTCGTGGTGTTAAGATACTAGCAAGAGGGGAACTAAAGAAAAAAGTGAAGGTAGAGAATATAGCGATGTCAAGTTCTGCCAAAAAGATAATAGAAGGAAGCAAAATAAAAGCTTAA
- a CDS encoding 50S ribosomal protein L18, which translates to MKRIIGDKKRPRMSVYRSNKHIYVQVIDDVQSKTLASANSLQIKSKKAESGSDIAFLVGEKVAIDAKKKGVKQVKFDRSKYKYHGRVKQLAEAARKGGLDF; encoded by the coding sequence ATGAAAAGAATAATAGGAGACAAAAAGAGACCACGGATGTCCGTGTACAGATCAAATAAGCATATTTATGTGCAGGTTATAGATGATGTGCAATCAAAAACTCTGGCATCTGCTAATAGCTTACAGATCAAGAGCAAAAAAGCTGAAAGTGGTTCAGATATAGCATTTTTAGTTGGAGAGAAAGTGGCGATTGACGCGAAGAAAAAAGGTGTAAAACAGGTAAAGTTTGATCGAAGTAAATATAAATATCATGGCCGTGTAAAACAACTTGCGGAAGCTGCACGCAAAGGTGGACTAGACTTTTAA
- a CDS encoding preprotein translocase subunit SecY: MNSILDPIVKSFQAPDLRKKILFTFGIFFVFRLFVFIPVPGVQREALSNFFAQNQLLSLLDIFSGGTLANFSIMALGLNPYINASIILQLATVVFPKLEELSKEGDFGRQKINQYTRFLTVPIAIAQSVGIYVLLRNQGIISELSIVSLVAVVATLVCGSLLLMWLGELISEYGMGNGISLLIFAGIVGRLPVSIFQTVSVINQETIFQTLVFTTMGIVVIGAIVFVNEGTRQIRIQYARRVQGRKMYGGNATYLPLKVNQAGVIPIIFAVSLILLPGFLSNFMAQASNPTIASIGQDISSLFNPEGLFYNIFYFLLVVAFTYFYTAVTFNPEKISAEVKKYGGFIPGIRPGTPTKNYLNYVLTRITLAGAIFLGIIAILPSIANAVTGIGTLIIGGTGLLIVVSVVLETTKKLESQLVMRNYDKYI, encoded by the coding sequence ATGAATTCTATCTTAGATCCGATTGTTAAGTCATTTCAGGCTCCAGATTTAAGGAAAAAAATCCTGTTTACGTTTGGTATTTTCTTTGTATTTAGATTATTCGTATTTATTCCTGTTCCTGGCGTCCAGCGTGAAGCGCTAAGCAATTTCTTTGCGCAGAATCAGTTGTTAAGTTTGTTAGACATATTTTCTGGAGGAACTTTAGCCAATTTTTCGATCATGGCGCTGGGTTTAAATCCATATATTAATGCTTCGATTATTCTACAGCTTGCTACTGTTGTGTTTCCAAAACTTGAAGAGCTAAGCAAGGAGGGGGATTTTGGTCGTCAAAAAATTAATCAATATACGCGTTTTTTAACTGTACCAATTGCTATTGCTCAGTCTGTAGGTATCTACGTTTTACTTCGTAACCAAGGAATTATCAGCGAGCTTTCAATTGTTAGCTTAGTTGCAGTTGTGGCAACTTTGGTTTGTGGATCACTTCTTTTAATGTGGTTGGGAGAGTTAATTTCTGAATATGGAATGGGTAATGGCATCTCTCTGCTTATTTTTGCAGGTATCGTTGGACGATTACCAGTGTCTATTTTTCAGACTGTCTCAGTTATTAACCAAGAAACTATTTTTCAAACATTAGTCTTTACGACAATGGGAATAGTAGTAATTGGAGCAATAGTATTTGTAAATGAAGGCACAAGACAAATTCGCATACAGTATGCCCGTAGAGTACAAGGTAGAAAGATGTATGGAGGAAATGCAACCTATTTACCTCTAAAAGTTAATCAAGCTGGTGTTATCCCAATCATTTTCGCTGTATCACTTATATTATTACCAGGGTTTTTGAGCAATTTTATGGCTCAGGCAAGTAATCCAACAATTGCTTCAATAGGTCAAGATATTTCATCGCTATTTAATCCAGAAGGCTTGTTTTATAATATATTTTATTTCTTATTAGTTGTTGCTTTTACTTATTTTTATACTGCAGTTACCTTTAACCCTGAAAAGATATCGGCGGAAGTAAAAAAATATGGTGGTTTTATTCCCGGAATTAGACCAGGTACACCAACTAAAAATTACTTAAATTATGTCTTGACGCGTATTACATTGGCAGGGGCGATCTTTTTAGGTATAATAGCAATTCTTCCTTCAATTGCTAACGCAGTTACAGGTATTGGAACTTTAATCATTGGGGGAACTGGTCTCTTGATTGTTGTTTCGGTGGTTTTAGAAACGACTAAAAAACTTGAATCACAGTTGGTGATGCGCAATTACGATAAATATATATGA
- a CDS encoding 50S ribosomal protein L6 has translation MSKIGSQPVKVPEGVEVKINITDVNVKGKNGELTVQLHPSLKLEQKDGMVTIERKGDYKQAKSMHGTVRSLLQNAVIGVSNGFTRELEMVGVGYRSKIEGKNLVLTVGFSHLVKIEPKEGIKFEVENNTMIKVSGHDRQLVGEMAALIRKVRPPEPYKGKGIRYKGEVVRKKQGKAAKAAGE, from the coding sequence ATGAGCAAAATAGGAAGTCAACCAGTAAAAGTGCCAGAAGGAGTAGAGGTTAAAATTAACATTACCGATGTTAATGTAAAAGGTAAAAACGGTGAATTAACCGTGCAACTTCATCCTAGTCTGAAATTAGAACAAAAAGATGGTATGGTGACAATCGAACGGAAAGGTGACTATAAACAGGCTAAGTCAATGCATGGAACAGTTCGAAGCTTATTACAAAATGCAGTTATAGGGGTTTCTAATGGATTTACCAGGGAACTTGAGATGGTGGGAGTTGGTTATCGGAGTAAAATTGAAGGTAAAAACTTGGTATTAACAGTTGGGTTTTCTCATCTTGTTAAAATAGAGCCAAAAGAAGGCATAAAGTTTGAGGTGGAAAATAACACCATGATTAAGGTATCTGGTCATGATAGGCAGCTAGTTGGAGAGATGGCAGCGCTTATTCGCAAAGTTCGTCCACCTGAGCCATACAAAGGAAAAGGAATTAGATATAAAGGTGAAGTTGTGAGAAAGAAACAAGGTAAGGCTGCTAAAGCAGCAGGAGAGTAA
- a CDS encoding 50S ribosomal protein L5 gives MDLKTYYQQTVTSELAKELKIVNLLAIPKLSKIVINVGVGEALTNKKALDIVAGHLTLITGQKPLITKATRAISGFKLRAGRDIGVKVTLRNKRMYDFFKRLTDIVLPRLRDFRGIDPSAFDKQGNISIGFSEYSLFPEMDNVEASDYRGLQVTIVTSTKSDEHARELLIKLGFPFTKEK, from the coding sequence ATGGATCTAAAAACATACTATCAGCAAACAGTAACATCAGAATTAGCTAAAGAGCTGAAGATAGTTAATTTATTGGCTATCCCAAAACTCTCAAAAATTGTTATTAATGTTGGGGTTGGTGAAGCCTTGACTAATAAAAAAGCACTAGATATAGTTGCTGGGCATCTTACTTTAATTACAGGTCAAAAGCCGTTAATTACTAAGGCAACACGTGCAATTTCGGGATTTAAGCTAAGAGCAGGTCGAGATATTGGTGTAAAAGTAACTCTTAGAAATAAACGAATGTATGATTTTTTTAAGAGGCTAACGGATATTGTGCTTCCAAGGCTTCGAGATTTTAGAGGAATTGATCCTTCGGCATTTGATAAGCAAGGAAATATATCTATTGGTTTTAGTGAATATTCGTTGTTTCCAGAAATGGACAATGTAGAGGCGTCTGATTATCGAGGGCTACAGGTAACCATAGTAACTTCTACAAAGTCTGATGAGCATGCTAGAGAATTGTTGATAAAATTAGGTTTCCCTTTTACAAAAGAAAAATAA
- a CDS encoding type Z 30S ribosomal protein S14, whose amino-acid sequence MAKTSDIEKFKHKQKYSSRDVNRCELCGRSRAYMRKFGTCRLCFKELARKGEIPGVKKASW is encoded by the coding sequence ATGGCAAAAACATCAGATATAGAAAAATTTAAACATAAACAAAAGTATAGTTCACGCGACGTAAATCGCTGTGAGTTGTGCGGTAGAAGTCGGGCGTATATGCGTAAATTTGGTACATGTAGATTGTGTTTTAAAGAGTTAGCAAGGAAAGGAGAGATACCTGGAGTCAAAAAGGCATCATGGTAA